The following is a genomic window from Synechococcus sp. JA-2-3B'a(2-13).
CCACTGTAACTCCCACAATGCTGTCTTCCGGATCCAGGCGCTGCACCAGCACCCCGGTCGCCTCGCGGGACTGGGTGGGAATAGCCTTGGCCAACTGGCGCATGACAATGCCCCTGGCGGTTACCAACAGGATCTCGTCTTCGGCATTGACGATGCGCAGGGCCGCCAGCTCGTCCGACGCTTGGCGGAACTTGGTGGCGATCACCCCCTTGCCGCCGCGGTTTTGCTGGCGGAAATTGTCGATGGCCGAGCGCTTGCCCCGCCCTTCTTTGGTGATCACCAGCACCCAAGGGTTAGCCAGCTTCTCCCCCTCTCGCTCGGCAGCCATCACCGATTCGGCAGAGATAATATCCATGCTGACGATGTCATCGCCGGCGTTGAGGGTAATGGCCCGCACGCCCCGGGTGGCCCGTCCCAGAGGGCGCAGTTGCTCGTCATCCGCCGGGAAGCGAATGGACATGCCTTGGCGGGTCGCCATGACCACATCATCGCTGGAGCGGGCGCGGCGCACCCAGCGCAGTTCGTCGTTTTCTTCCAGAGAGATGGCAATCAGGCCGTTGGAGCGTACATTGGCAAAGGCGCTGAGGGCCGTTTTTTTGATGTAGCCGCCGCGGGTGAGCATCACCAGATATTCGTCGTCGCTGAACTGGCTCACCGGCACCATGGACGTAACCCGCTCTTCCCGGGTGATCGGCAGCAACTGAACGATGGCGCTGCCGCGGGCGGCGCGGCTCCCCTGGGGGATCTGGTGGGCGGGCAGGGTATAGACTACGCCCCGATTGGTGAAAAAGAGGATGGTGTCGTGGCTGCGACAGGCAAAAAACTGTTCGATGGCATCGTCTTCTTTGATGCGGGCGCCGGCTTTGCCGCGGGTGGCTCGCCCCTGCACCTGGAACTCCTCAAGGCCCATGCGCTTGATATAGCCCTGCTCGGTTAGAAAGATAACCGTCTCCCGATTTTCGATCAGATCATCCGTTCCCAGCTCCCCATCCTCCAAACAGAGGCGGGAACGGCGCGGGCTGGCAAAGCGGGCTTTGAGCTGCTGCAGCTCTTCGCTGATGATCTGCATCACCCGTTCTCGGCGGGCCAGAATATCCCGCAGGTCGGCAATTTGCCTCACCAAGTCTTCGTGCTCGGCCTGGATTTTTTCCGCTTCCAGGGCGGTGAGGCGGCGCAGCTGCATCTGCAGGATCCCGTCGGCTTGGGCTTCGCTCAGGCCCAACACCGCCTGCAATTCCTCTCGGGCTGTGGCGGTATCGGCGGCTCCCCGAATGAGGGCAATCACCCGATCCAACTGCCCCAAAGCCAAGAGATAGCCCTGCAGCAGGTGATCCCGCTCTTCGGCTTTTTGCAGCTCGTAGCGGGTGCGCCGCTCGATCACCTCTTCCCGAAAATCCAGAAAAGCCTGCAGCGCGTCCCGCAGGGTCAGGGTGCGCGGCTCGCCGTTGAGGATGGCCAGCATGTTGACCCCGAAGTTGGCCTGCAGGGGGGTTTGCTTGTAGAGGTTGTTAAGCACCACCTGCGGCTGGGCATCCCGCTTTAGCTCGATCACCACCCGCATGCCGCTGCGGTCGCTCTCGTCGCGGATGTCGGCAATGCCTTCCAGTTTTTTCTCGTTGACCAGCTCGGCGATCTTCTCAATCATGGCTGCCTTGTTGGTCTGGTAGGGCAGCTCGGTGATAATGATGGCGTCTCGAACCGGTCGGCCCCGCTGCTCGATCGTCTCCACCCTGGCCACCCCCCGCAGGGTGATGGAGCTGCGCCCGGTGGTGTAGGCTTCGCGGATGCCCTCCTGGCCCATGATCAGCGCCCCGGTGGGGAAGTCGGGGGCCGGGATCCACTGCATCAACTCCAGGCTGGTCAGGTTGGGGTTGTGGATGAGGGCGATCAGGCCGTCCACCAATTCGCTCAAGTTGTGAGGCGGGATGTTGGTGGCCATGCCCACGGCAATGCCGGAAGAGCCGTTCAGGAGCAGTTGCGGGATCCGCGCCGGCAGCACCAGGGGTTCTTGCTGGGATCCGTCGTAGTTGCCGACAAAATCGACAGTGTTGGCGTCGATATCCTGCAGCAGGGCTTCTTGGGCAAAGGCAGTCAGCCGACACTCGGTGTAGCGCATGGCCGCCGGCGGATCGTTGTCCACAGAGCCGAAGTTGCCATGCCCATCCACCAGGCGCTCCCGCATGGAGAAATCCTGGGCCATGCGCACCAGCGCATCATAGACGGCCTGATCCCCATGGGGATGGTATTTCCCGATCACATCCCCCACCACGCGGGCACACTTGCGGAAGGGGCGATCCGCCGTCAGGCCCAACTCGTGCATAGCGTAGAGAATGCGGCGGTGCACCGGCTTCAGGCCATCCCGCGCATCTGGCAAAGCCCTCCCGACGATCACGCTCATGGCGTATTCCAGGTAGGACTGCGACATCTCCCGCTGCAGGTCGGTGGAGATGATGCGCGCCGTCGATTCGTTGTCGCTCATGGGGTTGGGTTATCCGTAAGGGATCCCAGTCGGCCTTGGCGCAGTGGGTTCATGGAAGTTTATCGAGAAGCCAACCTTGGCCGTGGCAGAGTAAACTACCCGACCCTGACTGCTTCGCAGTACGGGGCGGGCTTTCGGTAGCCCTGCAGTTAGTAAACTAACCACGAGCCTCTGGGCTGGTTTACGGGCAGCCCCAATCGACCGTTACCAGTGCCCTAAACAGCCGTTTCTGGTGTCCGCAGAATTATTATAGCATTCCTCCCGACACTGACCCTACGGGTACAGTGCGGGGCTCCTGCGCTAGTAAGCTGAAGGTGATTGAATTGAGCAGAAAGCTTTTGTATTCCCAGTCTACCATTCGCCCTTTGTGAAGGCTGGCTGACTTCCAGTAGGAGAGGCTCGGTGGTTCATCGGCGGCCCTCTCTACAGCCTCATGGATCGAGATTTACAGGTGGGCCAAGCGGAGCTGATCATTACCTTGACCGGCATCGACGACACCTTTTCCCAAACCATCCATGCTCGCCACTCCTACTTGGCCGATGAGATTCTCTGGAACCACCGATTTGCCGATATTCTCCACCTGGACAGCAATGGGCATCGCTATGTGGACTACTCTCACTTTCACACAACTCTACCGGCTCAAGCCCCATGCCCTCGCTTGGAGGGGAATCCTTGAGGGAAACTATAGAAGAAAATCTATTCTCTAGCATGATCTCTATAGTAACGTTCAATGATAGGCTGCCCATAGCGTGGAGGGCTTTGGGGCATGCTAAGCCAAGCGAAAGAACAACAGTCCGGCAACAGGAGATTTCTGGATTGGCACCGACGTCTGAGCCCAGACAACTGGCGCGGGGATCTGTTCGGCGGGTTGACGACGGCGATTGTTTCCTTGCCGATGGCCTTGGCCTTTGGGGTGGCTTCGGGGGCAGGGCCGGTGGCGGGCTTGTACGGAGCAGTATGCGTGGGCTTTTTTGCGGCTCTGTTTGGGGGTACGCCCACGCTCATCTCCGAACCCACCGGGCCGATGACTGTGATGATGACGGCGGTGGTTGCTAATGTTACAGCTCGTTACCCGGAGCAGGGGCTGGGGCCGGCCTTCACCGTGGTGATGCTGGGGGGCTTATTTCAGATCCTGTTTGGATCCCTGAAACTGGGTAAATACATCACCCTCATGCCCTACAGCGTTATTTCCGGCTTTATGTCCGGGATCGGCTGGATCATGATTTTGCTGCAGATCCCGCCGCTGCTGGGCCACGCCAGCCAGGGGGGAGTGATTGGGGCGGTGCAGAACCTGCCGACCTACCTGCTCAACCTCAAGATACCAGAGCTGGGGCTGGGGTTGCTGACGCTTGCCATCCTTTTTGGCTATCCCAAGCCCTGGCGACGGGTGGTGCCGCCGCAGTTGGTGGCTTTGGTGTTGGGAACGCTGGTGGCCAGCTTGTTTATGGCCGATTGGGATTTGCGGCGCATTGGCCCCATCCCCACCGGTTTGCCGCAGTTGCAGTGGCCGCAGTTGCCCTTTGCTTCCCTGGCCAACTTGGTGCTGGATGGGGTGGTGCTGGGGATGCTGGGCTGCATCGATACCCTCTTAACGGCAGTCATTGCTGATAACCTCACCCGCACCCGCCACGACTCCGACCAAGAGCTGATCGGGCAGGGGATCGCCAATATTGTCTCTGGCTTCCTGGGGGGCTTACCGGGAGCCGGCGCCACCATGGGCACAGTGGTGAACATCCAGTCGGGCGGACGTACCCCTCTAGCCGGCATTACCCGAGCGTTAATCCTGCTGATGGTGGTGCTGTTTGCCGCTCCCCTCACGCAAGGGATCCCAATGGCGGTGCTGGCAGGGATCGCCTTTAAGGTGGGGGTGGATATCCTCGACTGGAGCTTCCTCAAGCGGGCCCACCGCCTTTCCCTCAAAGGGGCAGCCATCATGTACGGAGTGATGTTCATGACGGTGTTTGTGGATCTCATCGCTGCCGTAGGGGTGGGGGTGTTTGTGGCCAACTTGCTCACCATTCAACGCCTCAGCGAGATCCACTCCGAAGAGGTGAAAGCCATTACCGATGCCGATGATGCGGTGGATCTCACTCCCCGTGAGAGGGAATTGCTGCGCCAGGGATGCGGGCAGGTGTTGCTGTTTTACCTGAGCGGGCCGATGATCTTCGGGGTTTCCCAAGCCATTTCCCGCCAACATCAGGCGGTGGCCTCCTGCCAAGCGCTGGTGGTGGATCTATCAGATGTGCCGATGCTGGGAGTTTCGGCGACGCTATCCTTGGAAAATGCCATTCGCGAGGCCCTGGATCGGGGCAAACAGGTGTGGATTGTTGGGGCCAAGGGCCGGATCCGGCAGCGCCTGGAAAACCTACATTTGCCGCTGCCCCCAGAGCGGTTTGTGGACAGCCGTGAGGTGGCTTTGGCCGAGGCTGTTGCCCAGTTGGGCTTGCCGCTCGAGGCCAGTCCCCTGGTTTGAGTAACCCCAATTGGCCTGAGCCACAAAGCTGCGGGATCCGTTTGCCAGATCTAGGTTAAGTCTGAGTCTATGCAATGGAAGGGTCGGGTCGCCTACTTGGCAACCATGCATCGCAAAGAGCAGGTCATCGGCCCTCTCTTGGCCGAACATTTGGGGATCCAAGTCCAAGTAGCAACTTTTGACACCGACCAACTGGGCACCTTCTCGCGGGAGCGGCCCCGACCGGGGGATCCCATCCACACTCTGCGCCTGAAGATTGCAAGGGCTTTGCAGGATCATCCTGAAGCTCTGGGCTTGGCCAGCGAGGGGTCCTTTGGCCCCCACCCTCAGATCCCTTGGATCCCTTGGAATCAGGAGTGGGTCATGCTCAGGGTTTTTGAACCCGGCGCGGAGCCCTTGGAGCTGGTCGGCTATGCAGAGAGCACCCAAACCAATTTCAGCCATCGCTGGGTGCAGAGCTGGGCAGAAGCGCTGGACTTTGCCCAAAGGGCGGGTTTTCCCCAGCATGCCCTGATTGCCCTCGACCGGCCAGAAAAGCCTCAGGTCATCCACAAAGGAATCCAAGATGAAGAGACCCTGAAGCAGGTGGTGGGGGAGATGCTGACTCGGCAAGGGGGCCTTCATCTGGAAACCGACATGCGGGCCATGTGCAACCCAACCCGGCTCCAGGTTATCGCAGCCGCCACCCAAAACCTAATCGCCAAGGCCCAAAGCCTGTGCCCGGCCTGCGGCACTCC
Proteins encoded in this region:
- a CDS encoding DUF6671 family protein, which produces MQWKGRVAYLATMHRKEQVIGPLLAEHLGIQVQVATFDTDQLGTFSRERPRPGDPIHTLRLKIARALQDHPEALGLASEGSFGPHPQIPWIPWNQEWVMLRVFEPGAEPLELVGYAESTQTNFSHRWVQSWAEALDFAQRAGFPQHALIALDRPEKPQVIHKGIQDEETLKQVVGEMLTRQGGLHLETDMRAMCNPTRLQVIAAATQNLIAKAQSLCPACGTPGYWRIRSISGLPCGQCGAPTPVTKAWVYGCARCSHTHTEPVAEPWADPAQCAFCNP
- the gyrA gene encoding DNA gyrase subunit A, with product MSDNESTARIISTDLQREMSQSYLEYAMSVIVGRALPDARDGLKPVHRRILYAMHELGLTADRPFRKCARVVGDVIGKYHPHGDQAVYDALVRMAQDFSMRERLVDGHGNFGSVDNDPPAAMRYTECRLTAFAQEALLQDIDANTVDFVGNYDGSQQEPLVLPARIPQLLLNGSSGIAVGMATNIPPHNLSELVDGLIALIHNPNLTSLELMQWIPAPDFPTGALIMGQEGIREAYTTGRSSITLRGVARVETIEQRGRPVRDAIIITELPYQTNKAAMIEKIAELVNEKKLEGIADIRDESDRSGMRVVIELKRDAQPQVVLNNLYKQTPLQANFGVNMLAILNGEPRTLTLRDALQAFLDFREEVIERRTRYELQKAEERDHLLQGYLLALGQLDRVIALIRGAADTATAREELQAVLGLSEAQADGILQMQLRRLTALEAEKIQAEHEDLVRQIADLRDILARRERVMQIISEELQQLKARFASPRRSRLCLEDGELGTDDLIENRETVIFLTEQGYIKRMGLEEFQVQGRATRGKAGARIKEDDAIEQFFACRSHDTILFFTNRGVVYTLPAHQIPQGSRAARGSAIVQLLPITREERVTSMVPVSQFSDDEYLVMLTRGGYIKKTALSAFANVRSNGLIAISLEENDELRWVRRARSSDDVVMATRQGMSIRFPADDEQLRPLGRATRGVRAITLNAGDDIVSMDIISAESVMAAEREGEKLANPWVLVITKEGRGKRSAIDNFRQQNRGGKGVIATKFRQASDELAALRIVNAEDEILLVTARGIVMRQLAKAIPTQSREATGVLVQRLDPEDSIVGVTVVPAALVAEEETSEASA
- a CDS encoding SulP family inorganic anion transporter → MLSQAKEQQSGNRRFLDWHRRLSPDNWRGDLFGGLTTAIVSLPMALAFGVASGAGPVAGLYGAVCVGFFAALFGGTPTLISEPTGPMTVMMTAVVANVTARYPEQGLGPAFTVVMLGGLFQILFGSLKLGKYITLMPYSVISGFMSGIGWIMILLQIPPLLGHASQGGVIGAVQNLPTYLLNLKIPELGLGLLTLAILFGYPKPWRRVVPPQLVALVLGTLVASLFMADWDLRRIGPIPTGLPQLQWPQLPFASLANLVLDGVVLGMLGCIDTLLTAVIADNLTRTRHDSDQELIGQGIANIVSGFLGGLPGAGATMGTVVNIQSGGRTPLAGITRALILLMVVLFAAPLTQGIPMAVLAGIAFKVGVDILDWSFLKRAHRLSLKGAAIMYGVMFMTVFVDLIAAVGVGVFVANLLTIQRLSEIHSEEVKAITDADDAVDLTPRERELLRQGCGQVLLFYLSGPMIFGVSQAISRQHQAVASCQALVVDLSDVPMLGVSATLSLENAIREALDRGKQVWIVGAKGRIRQRLENLHLPLPPERFVDSREVALAEAVAQLGLPLEASPLV